One genomic window of Deltaproteobacteria bacterium includes the following:
- a CDS encoding DUF2889 domain-containing protein: MNDFERLTTLAKHRKQNFGRSVTTEIYRPDKDILAVSKMHDDYHDIHIIILVDGEKFTIKDIAARMERIPYPVCELSNNGVKRLIGLNIFKRGILKDVKEKYPRAEGCTHIFEMLESSFRALFGAISSFIGEQIIGDVHLELEESRQVGIANPTLRNTCMAFSEKDEKPELLELTIKKINFKQ; the protein is encoded by the coding sequence ATGAATGATTTTGAGAGATTGACTACACTTGCGAAACACCGCAAACAGAATTTTGGCAGATCTGTAACGACCGAGATTTACAGGCCCGACAAGGACATACTTGCAGTTTCAAAGATGCATGACGATTACCATGACATTCATATAATAATACTCGTTGATGGTGAAAAGTTTACAATAAAAGATATAGCCGCGAGGATGGAGCGTATTCCATATCCAGTATGTGAGCTGTCTAATAATGGTGTAAAAAGACTCATAGGTTTAAACATATTTAAACGCGGTATTCTGAAAGATGTAAAAGAAAAATACCCGAGGGCGGAAGGATGCACACACATCTTTGAGATGCTTGAGTCGAGCTTCAGGGCGTTATTCGGTGCAATTTCTTCGTTTATAGGCGAACAGATCATTGGTGATGTACATCTGGAGCTTGAGGAATCGAGGCAGGTTGGTATTGCGAATCCTACTTTAAGAAATACGTGTATGGCATTTAGCGAAAAGGATGAAAAACCGGAATTGCTTGAGTTGACTATAAAGAAAATAAATTTTAAACAATAG
- the rsmI gene encoding 16S rRNA (cytidine(1402)-2'-O)-methyltransferase: MQNSAKLFIVSTPIGNLEDITIRAINILRSVDMIACEDTRTSSILLNRYNIKSRLKSFHKYSTKEQALHILNDIKQGKSLAYITDAGTPGISDPGAYLVKLAFENDIQVVPVPGTSAITCAASVSGMTEHGFIFLGFLPGPSLKKKKIINKFINLGLPVVFYESPHRLLNTVRVINDLKADCKMFIFKELTKMHEQILSGTPEDIISKYGSMDIIKGEYTIIVECEGLGSKKDFLEYDKKGLLEIASSLTGLDKREIYKRLFNK, from the coding sequence ATGCAGAATTCGGCTAAACTATTCATAGTCTCAACCCCGATAGGGAATCTTGAGGATATCACTATCAGAGCAATAAACATTCTTCGCAGTGTTGATATGATAGCATGTGAGGATACAAGGACATCGTCGATCCTTTTAAACAGGTATAATATTAAGTCGAGGCTTAAGAGCTTTCATAAATACTCAACAAAAGAACAGGCTTTGCATATCCTTAACGACATAAAGCAGGGTAAAAGTTTAGCATATATTACGGATGCGGGTACACCGGGTATCTCAGACCCGGGTGCCTATCTTGTGAAGCTTGCTTTTGAGAACGATATACAGGTTGTCCCGGTCCCAGGGACATCTGCAATTACCTGTGCAGCTTCGGTAAGCGGTATGACTGAGCATGGATTTATATTTCTTGGTTTTTTACCCGGACCTTCTTTAAAAAAGAAAAAGATTATTAATAAATTTATTAATCTTGGTTTACCGGTGGTGTTTTATGAATCTCCGCATAGATTGCTCAATACTGTAAGGGTAATAAATGATTTGAAAGCAGACTGCAAAATGTTTATATTTAAAGAATTGACAAAAATGCATGAACAGATTTTGTCGGGGACGCCGGAAGATATTATAAGCAAATATGGGAGTATGGATATAATCAAAGGAGAGTATACGATTATTGTAGAATGCGAGGGTTTAGGCAGCAAAAAAGACTTTTTAGAATATGATAAAAAGGGATTGCTTGAGATAGCCTCTTCATTAACAGGGCTCGATAAAAGAGAGATTTATAAAAGGTTGTTTAATAAATAA
- a CDS encoding shikimate kinase, producing MEHIILVGMMGSGKTTIGNLVAKKSGRNFMDTDTIIEQEDAMSISDIMVLRGESYFRALERRIILSIGVTKPFVISTGGGAVMDYDIFNFLKKLGKVVYLKASPETLYRRVANTENRPLLRNGDRLLTIRKLLQEREGRYLESDIVIETDNRSHDEIADEIIKKVL from the coding sequence ATGGAACACATTATATTGGTCGGAATGATGGGATCGGGCAAAACAACAATAGGAAATCTTGTAGCAAAAAAGAGCGGAAGGAATTTTATGGATACGGATACGATCATAGAACAAGAGGATGCTATGTCCATATCTGATATAATGGTTTTGCGGGGAGAGTCTTACTTCAGGGCATTAGAGAGGAGAATTATTTTATCTATTGGGGTAACGAAGCCGTTTGTCATATCAACCGGCGGCGGAGCTGTAATGGATTACGATATATTTAATTTTTTAAAGAAATTGGGTAAAGTCGTTTATCTTAAAGCAAGTCCGGAAACTCTTTACAGGCGTGTTGCCAACACCGAGAATAGACCGCTTCTCAGAAATGGGGATAGACTTTTGACTATACGGAAACTTTTACAAGAAAGAGAAGGGCGATATCTTGAATCGGACATTGTTATTGAAACGGATAACCGTTCTCATGATGAGATTGCGGATGAAATCATTAAAAAGGTTTTATGA
- a CDS encoding YraN family protein: MHDYEKNKRKVGNKGEDAAVGFLKENKYKILDRNYRSKFGEIDIIAGDQKYTVFVEVRSKNTEFYGNAEESIVKKKKKRITLTAMTYIQKNHLENSPVRFDVVVINPDNSIEIIKNAFDAEFG, encoded by the coding sequence ATGCATGATTATGAAAAGAATAAGAGAAAGGTCGGGAATAAAGGTGAAGATGCCGCGGTTGGTTTTTTGAAAGAGAATAAATATAAGATACTTGACAGAAACTATAGATCAAAATTCGGTGAAATCGATATAATAGCAGGTGATCAGAAGTATACGGTTTTTGTAGAGGTAAGAAGTAAAAATACAGAGTTTTATGGGAATGCTGAAGAATCTATTGTAAAAAAGAAGAAAAAGCGAATTACACTTACAGCAATGACTTACATTCAAAAGAATCACTTAGAGAATAGCCCTGTAAGGTTTGATGTGGTGGTAATAAATCCAGACAATTCCATAGAAATTATAAAAAATGCGTTTGATGCAGAATTCGGCTAA